In Streptomyces sp. DG2A-72, one genomic interval encodes:
- a CDS encoding ABC transporter permease: protein MSLKALRIVWRVSLLNIRAAMEYRTEFLLNIAAGAIWQVSVIVFATVLLARFTGMGGWDSSDVLLIPAIRMLAHGLFVLVLGRLHFIGRQIQEGMIDVYLVRPMPVYRQVQLAYFPTNAIGDLTVAAGLMVGALSRSHLDWTAGRISYLIAAVLGGMLLEAALFAVVACAALRFPAADYWGRWLEELLGTFGSYPLNVLPKAVGGFLTYGLPLAFVAYFPAAVLTGHGHSTGVPYWLAAASPLLGVLAYLATRLLWRWSLRHYAGVNG, encoded by the coding sequence ATGTCGTTGAAGGCTCTGCGCATCGTGTGGCGCGTCTCGCTGCTCAACATCCGTGCCGCGATGGAGTACCGCACCGAGTTCCTGCTGAACATCGCGGCCGGCGCGATCTGGCAGGTGTCGGTGATCGTGTTCGCGACGGTGCTGCTGGCGCGGTTCACCGGGATGGGCGGCTGGGACAGCTCCGACGTGCTGCTGATCCCGGCGATCCGGATGCTCGCCCACGGGCTGTTCGTCCTGGTGCTGGGGCGACTGCACTTCATCGGCCGGCAGATCCAGGAAGGCATGATCGACGTCTATCTGGTCCGCCCCATGCCGGTGTACCGCCAGGTCCAGCTCGCCTACTTCCCGACCAACGCGATCGGCGACCTGACCGTCGCGGCGGGCCTGATGGTGGGCGCGCTCAGCCGCAGTCACCTGGACTGGACGGCGGGCCGGATCTCCTACCTGATCGCGGCCGTCCTCGGCGGCATGCTCCTGGAGGCGGCCCTGTTCGCGGTCGTCGCCTGCGCCGCGCTGCGCTTCCCGGCCGCCGACTACTGGGGCCGCTGGCTGGAGGAACTCCTCGGCACCTTCGGCAGCTACCCCCTGAACGTGCTGCCGAAGGCGGTGGGCGGCTTCCTGACGTACGGCCTCCCGCTCGCCTTCGTCGCCTACTTCCCGGCCGCCGTCCTCACCGGCCACGGCCACAGCACCGGCGTCCCGTACTGGCTGGCGGCGGCCTCCCCGCTGCTGGGCGTCCTGGCGTACCTCGCGACCCGCCTCCTGTGGCGGTGGAGCCTGCGGCACTACGCGGGCGTGAACGGATGA
- a CDS encoding ABC-2 family transporter protein: MAVLHAWRAARVTPLGELHTPPRMTAVLVRLAVQVVLVASLWHGLYSHTGTTAGLNEGQAVTYAVLAVLASRMRELDQYAGRDTVLQHMHFGTIVYWYLRPLPPQRYYALRALGEQLYGLAWALGGFAVCLAFGVVEPPRSAAVAGVFAVSLLLGQWVLYYVMLVLDQMCFFTIRNNSAMLILIFVQNLLSGVYAPLWFFPDWFLTLSGFLPFQATLSVPLSIYIGRIQLADAGVQLAIQAAWVVVLALLTRWVWRQAARRVISQGG; encoded by the coding sequence GTGGCCGTTCTGCACGCCTGGCGCGCCGCCCGCGTCACCCCCCTCGGTGAGCTGCACACCCCGCCGCGGATGACGGCCGTGCTGGTCCGGCTGGCCGTGCAGGTGGTGCTGGTGGCGTCGCTGTGGCACGGCCTGTACTCCCACACCGGCACCACCGCCGGACTGAACGAGGGCCAGGCGGTCACCTATGCCGTGCTGGCCGTACTCGCCTCCCGGATGCGGGAGTTGGACCAGTACGCGGGCCGGGACACCGTGCTGCAGCACATGCACTTCGGCACCATCGTCTACTGGTATCTGCGCCCGCTGCCGCCCCAGCGGTACTACGCCCTGCGTGCCCTCGGTGAGCAGCTGTACGGGCTGGCGTGGGCGCTGGGCGGATTCGCGGTCTGCCTCGCGTTCGGGGTGGTCGAACCGCCCCGGTCGGCCGCTGTGGCAGGGGTGTTCGCGGTCAGTCTGCTGCTCGGCCAGTGGGTGCTGTACTACGTGATGCTCGTCCTGGACCAGATGTGTTTCTTCACCATCCGCAACAACTCCGCGATGCTGATCCTGATCTTCGTGCAGAACCTGTTGTCCGGGGTCTACGCGCCGCTGTGGTTCTTCCCGGACTGGTTCCTCACGCTGAGCGGTTTCCTGCCGTTCCAGGCGACGCTGAGCGTGCCGCTGTCGATCTACATCGGCCGGATCCAACTGGCCGACGCGGGCGTCCAGTTGGCCATTCAGGCGGCCTGGGTCGTCGTGCTGGCGCTGCTGACCCGGTGGGTGTGGCGGCAGGCCGCGCGGCGCGTGATCTCGCAGGGAGGCTGA
- a CDS encoding ATP-binding cassette domain-containing protein, with product MSGSIEVRGLSRTFHTTVRRPGFIGALRSLVDPERVAKHAVQDITFDVAPGELLALLGPNGAGKSTTIKMLTGILTPTSGECRVTGVVPYKERERNARNIGAVFGQRTQLWWDLPVRESFAILRDIYEVPRAEHATRLGEFDELLDLSSFWDTRVRHLSLGQRVRSDLAAALLHDPPVVFLDEPTIGMDVVVKEQVREFLRHQVEQRGRTVLLTTHDMTEVERLAERVVLINHGRLVLDGGLDEIRRKFGSTWQVRATLADAHTDVVPLPGIALLRQDGPRVVFGPDGTDAPTVHQALKTVIERYEVTGVAIDEADLEDVMRAAYVHAEAV from the coding sequence GTGAGCGGAAGCATCGAGGTCCGCGGCCTGTCCCGCACCTTCCACACCACCGTCCGCCGACCGGGCTTCATCGGCGCGCTGCGGTCCCTGGTCGACCCGGAGCGGGTCGCCAAGCACGCCGTCCAGGACATCACCTTCGACGTGGCCCCCGGCGAACTCCTCGCCCTGCTCGGCCCGAACGGCGCCGGCAAGTCCACCACCATCAAGATGCTCACCGGCATCCTCACGCCGACGTCCGGCGAGTGCCGGGTCACGGGCGTGGTGCCGTACAAGGAGCGCGAGCGCAACGCCCGGAACATCGGCGCGGTGTTCGGGCAGCGCACCCAGCTGTGGTGGGACCTGCCGGTGCGCGAGTCGTTCGCGATCCTGCGGGACATCTACGAGGTGCCGAGAGCCGAACACGCCACCCGGCTCGGCGAGTTCGACGAGCTGCTGGACCTCTCCTCCTTCTGGGACACCCGGGTGCGCCACCTCTCGCTCGGCCAGCGTGTGCGCTCCGACCTCGCGGCGGCCCTGCTGCACGACCCGCCGGTCGTCTTCCTCGACGAGCCGACCATCGGCATGGACGTGGTGGTCAAGGAGCAGGTGCGGGAGTTCCTCCGGCACCAGGTCGAACAGCGTGGCCGTACGGTCCTGTTGACCACGCACGACATGACGGAGGTCGAACGGCTCGCCGAGCGGGTCGTCCTGATCAACCACGGCCGGCTCGTCCTGGACGGCGGCCTCGACGAGATCCGCCGCAAATTCGGCTCGACATGGCAGGTGCGGGCGACCCTCGCCGACGCGCACACCGACGTCGTACCACTGCCGGGCATCGCACTGCTGCGGCAGGACGGACCGCGGGTCGTCTTCGGGCCGGACGGAACCGACGCGCCCACGGTGCACCAGGCGCTGAAGACGGTCATCGAGCGGTACGAGGTGACGGGCGTCGCCATCGACGAAGCGGACCTGGAAGACGTGATGCGGGCCGCCTACGTCCACGCCGAGGCGGTCTGA
- a CDS encoding glycoside hydrolase family 2 TIM barrel-domain containing protein, protein MSFRTTDYVEDVSPGSGVLPPRAWYASSDAQSLSLNGSWRFRLSATADAEDDSFTEEGYDTGDWAEVTVPGHWVLQGDGAFGSPIYTNHLYPFPVDPPHVPTENPTGDHVRVFGLPADWPGDGGAVLRFDGVESCARVWLNGTELGEFKGSRLPHEFAVGSLLKPTGNVLAVRVHQWSAGSYLEDQDQWWLPGIFRDVTLLHRPAGSAGDFFMHASYDHTTGEGTLRVDSDVEGRVSVPVLDIDVATGEPVTVPVQPWSAETPKLYDGELITAGERVPLRIGFRTVGLEDGLIKVNGKAILFKGVNRHEWHPEKGRALDLATMREDMLLMKRHNLNAVRTSHYPPHPAFLDLCDEYGLWVIDECDLETHGFTEQAWRDNPVDDDRWTPALLDRAARMVERDKNHPSVVIWSLGNEAGTGRGLTAMAEWIHGRDDSRLVHYEGDIDCRDTDMYSRMYAGHEEVERIGAGLDGGTHKRRELPFILCEYGHAMGNGPGGIADYQRIFESYDRLQGGFIWEWIDHGIKHPQLGFAYGGDFGEELHDGNFVCDGLIFPDRRPSPGLVEYKKVIEPVRIEGDGADGTVRVTNAYDFADLSALAFEWSYQVDGETVEAGTLNVPALAPGESAEAKLPQPDGPGGEAQWTVRALLAQETAWAPKGHVVAWAQLPVTERLKPSVTASESPAVSEGTVHLGPASFDARTGALRTIGGVDVTGLRLDVWRAPTDNDDGAPWQSDVRFGVLWRKYGLHRMRHRLGDVELAEDSLTVRSRVAPAAWEVGLDTVYRWTSDGTRLKLTVSVRPEGDWTVPLPRLGIRFGLASADAVRWFGGGPGEAYPDTESASMLGRWTSTVDQLQTPYVRPQENGARADVRWAELGGLRIEGDPEFWFSARRWTNEQLDAARHLTDLTPGDTVWVNLDHGQHGIGSQSCGPGPLPQYFLRAEPAEFSFVFSVADQSGSR, encoded by the coding sequence ATGTCTTTCCGCACCACTGATTACGTCGAGGACGTGTCGCCGGGCAGCGGGGTCCTGCCGCCCCGCGCCTGGTACGCGTCCTCCGACGCCCAGTCACTCTCCCTCAACGGCAGCTGGCGCTTCCGCCTGTCCGCGACGGCGGACGCCGAGGACGACTCCTTCACGGAGGAGGGGTACGACACCGGGGACTGGGCCGAGGTCACGGTCCCCGGGCACTGGGTCCTCCAGGGCGACGGGGCGTTCGGTTCGCCCATCTATACCAACCACCTGTACCCCTTCCCGGTGGACCCGCCGCACGTCCCGACCGAGAACCCGACCGGCGACCACGTCCGCGTCTTCGGCCTGCCGGCGGACTGGCCCGGCGACGGCGGTGCCGTCCTCCGTTTCGACGGTGTCGAGTCCTGCGCCCGCGTCTGGCTGAACGGCACGGAGCTCGGCGAGTTCAAGGGCTCCCGGCTGCCGCACGAGTTCGCGGTCGGGTCGCTGCTGAAGCCGACGGGCAACGTGCTCGCCGTCCGGGTGCACCAGTGGTCCGCGGGGTCGTACCTGGAGGACCAGGACCAGTGGTGGCTGCCCGGCATCTTCCGCGATGTCACCCTGCTGCACCGCCCGGCGGGCAGCGCGGGCGACTTCTTCATGCACGCCTCCTACGACCACACCACGGGCGAGGGCACCCTGCGCGTCGACTCCGACGTCGAGGGGCGGGTGTCCGTGCCCGTCCTGGACATCGATGTCGCGACCGGCGAGCCGGTGACCGTCCCCGTCCAGCCGTGGTCCGCCGAGACGCCGAAGCTGTACGACGGTGAGCTGATCACGGCGGGCGAGCGCGTCCCGCTGCGCATCGGTTTCCGGACCGTCGGCCTCGAAGACGGGCTGATCAAGGTCAACGGAAAAGCCATCCTCTTCAAGGGCGTCAACCGGCACGAGTGGCACCCCGAGAAGGGCCGCGCCCTCGACCTTGCGACCATGCGCGAGGACATGCTGCTGATGAAGCGGCACAACCTCAATGCCGTCCGCACCTCGCACTACCCGCCGCACCCGGCCTTCCTGGACCTGTGCGACGAGTACGGCCTGTGGGTCATCGACGAGTGCGACCTGGAGACCCATGGCTTCACCGAGCAGGCCTGGCGCGACAATCCCGTCGACGACGACCGCTGGACCCCGGCCCTGCTCGACCGCGCCGCCCGTATGGTCGAACGCGACAAGAACCACCCGTCGGTCGTCATCTGGTCCCTCGGCAACGAGGCCGGCACCGGCCGCGGGCTGACCGCGATGGCCGAGTGGATCCACGGCCGGGACGACTCGCGGCTCGTGCACTACGAGGGCGACATCGACTGCCGTGACACCGACATGTACTCGCGGATGTACGCGGGCCATGAGGAGGTCGAGCGGATCGGTGCCGGGCTGGACGGCGGCACGCACAAGAGGCGTGAACTGCCCTTCATCCTCTGCGAGTACGGCCACGCCATGGGCAACGGCCCCGGTGGCATCGCCGACTACCAGCGGATCTTCGAGTCGTACGACCGGCTCCAGGGCGGCTTCATCTGGGAGTGGATCGACCACGGCATCAAGCATCCGCAGCTGGGCTTCGCCTACGGCGGCGACTTCGGCGAGGAACTGCACGACGGCAACTTCGTCTGCGACGGGCTGATCTTCCCGGACCGGCGGCCGTCGCCGGGGCTCGTCGAGTACAAGAAGGTGATCGAGCCCGTCCGCATCGAGGGCGACGGCGCGGACGGCACCGTACGGGTGACGAACGCGTACGACTTCGCCGACCTGTCGGCGCTGGCCTTCGAGTGGTCGTACCAGGTGGACGGCGAGACGGTCGAGGCCGGGACGCTGAACGTGCCCGCGCTCGCACCCGGTGAGTCGGCCGAGGCGAAGCTGCCGCAGCCGGACGGGCCGGGCGGCGAGGCGCAGTGGACGGTGCGGGCGCTGCTGGCGCAGGAGACCGCCTGGGCCCCGAAGGGCCACGTGGTCGCGTGGGCCCAACTCCCGGTGACCGAGCGGCTGAAGCCCTCCGTCACGGCGAGCGAGAGCCCCGCTGTGAGCGAGGGGACCGTCCACCTCGGACCCGCGTCGTTCGACGCCCGCACCGGCGCGTTGCGGACCATCGGCGGCGTCGATGTGACCGGTCTGCGCCTCGACGTGTGGCGGGCGCCGACCGACAACGACGACGGCGCGCCCTGGCAGTCGGACGTCCGGTTCGGTGTGCTGTGGCGCAAGTACGGGCTGCACCGGATGCGACACCGGTTGGGTGATGTGGAGTTGGCGGAGGACTCCCTGACCGTACGGAGCCGGGTGGCGCCCGCCGCCTGGGAGGTGGGCCTGGACACCGTGTACCGCTGGACCTCCGACGGGACCCGGCTGAAGCTCACCGTCTCCGTGCGTCCCGAGGGTGATTGGACCGTGCCGCTGCCGCGGCTGGGCATCCGGTTCGGGCTGGCGTCGGCGGACGCGGTGCGGTGGTTCGGCGGAGGTCCCGGTGAGGCCTACCCGGACACCGAGTCGGCGTCGATGCTGGGTCGTTGGACTTCGACCGTGGACCAGTTGCAGACGCCGTACGTGCGCCCCCAGGAGAACGGCGCCCGGGCCGACGTCCGCTGGGCGGAGCTCGGCGGGCTGCGGATCGAGGGAGACCCGGAGTTCTGGTTCAGCGCGCGCCGCTGGACGAACGAGCAGCTGGACGCGGCCCGGCACCTGACCGATCTCACGCCCGGCGACACCGTGTGGGTCAACCTCGACCACGGGCAGCACGGCATCGGCTCCCAGTCGTGCGGCCCCGGCCCGCTGCCGCAGTACTTCCTGCGGGCCGAGCCGGCGGAGTTCTCGTTCGTGTTCTCGGTGGCCGATCAGTCCGGTTCCCGGTGA
- a CDS encoding carbohydrate ABC transporter permease translates to MTTTMPEVGKSAPKSGKPRRVKRGGGGVMSSTGLYIATGVAALLFLVPFYILVRNALSTDAEITGENWKFFPTDIQWGNISELFTDETVPFAQSLWNSAVVATLHTVGVLLVCSLAGYGLARIPYKHANKVFYAVLGTLMVPTAVTFVPSFVLVSSLGWVDTYRGLIIPGLFSGFTCFLFRQYFLGFPKELEEAARVDGLGYWGAYWRIVVPNSLNFFAAMATITFIQGWNSFLWPLVIGQDPGAWTVQVALSSYMTNQTVVFHMIFMATAVSILPLVFVFLFLQRWLVQGIAQTGIKG, encoded by the coding sequence GTGACCACCACCATGCCCGAGGTGGGGAAGTCCGCGCCGAAATCAGGCAAGCCCCGCCGCGTCAAGCGCGGCGGCGGTGGCGTGATGAGCTCCACCGGCCTCTACATCGCCACCGGCGTCGCCGCCCTCCTCTTCTTGGTCCCGTTCTACATTCTCGTCCGCAACGCCCTCTCCACCGACGCCGAGATCACCGGAGAGAACTGGAAGTTCTTCCCCACGGACATCCAGTGGGGCAACATCAGCGAACTGTTCACCGACGAGACGGTCCCCTTCGCCCAGTCCCTGTGGAACTCGGCGGTCGTGGCCACCCTGCACACCGTCGGCGTCCTGCTGGTGTGCTCCCTCGCGGGCTACGGTCTGGCCCGCATCCCGTACAAGCACGCCAACAAGGTCTTCTACGCCGTCCTGGGGACCCTGATGGTCCCGACCGCGGTCACCTTCGTCCCGAGCTTCGTGCTGGTCTCGTCGCTCGGCTGGGTGGACACCTACCGGGGTCTCATCATCCCGGGCCTGTTCAGTGGTTTCACCTGCTTCCTGTTCCGGCAGTACTTCCTGGGGTTCCCCAAGGAGCTGGAGGAGGCGGCACGCGTGGACGGACTGGGCTACTGGGGCGCGTACTGGCGCATCGTGGTGCCCAACTCGCTGAACTTCTTCGCGGCGATGGCGACGATCACCTTCATCCAGGGCTGGAACTCCTTCCTGTGGCCGCTGGTCATCGGCCAGGACCCGGGCGCCTGGACGGTACAGGTCGCGCTCTCCTCCTACATGACCAACCAGACCGTCGTCTTCCACATGATCTTCATGGCCACGGCCGTTTCCATCCTGCCCCTGGTGTTCGTGTTCCTGTTCCTCCAGCGCTGGCTGGTGCAGGGGATCGCACAGACCGGCATCAAGGGCTGA
- a CDS encoding carbohydrate ABC transporter permease produces the protein MSTTKTRGLARPAPAKASSAKPRRGLRGSPTFNFWLFTGPFLIGLAIFVYAPILWSLWLSFFEARFTVTPDKFVGFDNYVYMLTNDDFVGSLGTFTVFAAFIVPTTWALSLALALLVNRLRFMRAFFRSVFFLPTACSYVAASLIWKMSIFSGVRFGLMNTVLGWFGVENIAWLADPNPPWYWLVIVTARLWLQSGFFMILFIAALQNIPDELYEAAAIDGAKPGWQTFRYITLPQLRATSTAVILLLLIAAYQAFDEFFNLLSKTTWGRPPLVELYYKALGESQDYGAGSAGALILTVLICAVTLLQGKIMGFGRGEESK, from the coding sequence ATGTCGACGACCAAGACGCGCGGCCTCGCGCGCCCCGCCCCGGCGAAGGCCTCATCGGCCAAGCCGCGGCGGGGTCTACGGGGCAGCCCGACCTTCAACTTCTGGCTCTTCACCGGACCGTTCCTCATCGGCCTGGCGATCTTCGTCTACGCGCCGATCCTCTGGAGCCTCTGGCTCAGCTTCTTCGAGGCCCGCTTCACCGTCACGCCCGACAAGTTCGTCGGCTTCGACAACTACGTGTACATGCTGACGAACGACGACTTCGTCGGCTCACTCGGCACCTTCACCGTCTTCGCCGCGTTCATCGTGCCCACCACATGGGCGCTCTCGCTGGCCCTGGCCCTGCTGGTGAACCGGCTGCGCTTCATGCGGGCGTTCTTCCGTTCGGTCTTCTTCCTGCCGACCGCGTGCAGTTATGTGGCCGCCTCGCTGATCTGGAAGATGTCGATCTTCAGCGGAGTCCGCTTCGGCCTGATGAACACGGTTCTCGGCTGGTTCGGGGTCGAGAACATCGCCTGGCTGGCCGACCCCAATCCGCCCTGGTACTGGCTGGTCATCGTCACCGCACGTCTGTGGCTGCAGTCCGGCTTCTTCATGATCCTGTTCATCGCGGCGCTGCAGAACATCCCGGACGAGCTGTACGAGGCTGCCGCCATCGACGGCGCCAAGCCGGGCTGGCAGACCTTCCGGTACATCACGCTGCCCCAGCTGCGTGCCACGTCCACCGCGGTGATCCTGCTGCTGCTCATCGCCGCCTACCAGGCCTTCGACGAGTTCTTCAACCTGCTGTCGAAGACCACCTGGGGCCGCCCGCCCCTCGTCGAGCTGTACTACAAGGCCCTGGGCGAGAGCCAGGACTACGGCGCCGGCAGCGCGGGAGCGCTCATTCTGACCGTGCTGATCTGTGCCGTGACCCTGCTCCAGGGCAAGATCATGGGCTTTGGAAGGGGGGAGGAGTCCAAGTGA
- a CDS encoding ABC transporter substrate-binding protein, which produces MSALSNSNMDRRSALRAAMGLAAAGGLAACGGNTGRSSSGDSLVQMFHAYGEAGTEQAIKRYAKAYKDANVTTQWITSADFESKLFSALLTKNAPDLFEFHPQIQMVKSGQVADLTDIIDPVKDDFNPADIKSHTVDGKIYGVRMIDDPQFFYYRKSMFEDAGVDVPTTLDELMEAAAKLTTSKVKGLYLGNDLHNVIHPMIWSAGADTLTEKNEIAYHTDGVVEGLNKMRKLFTSGDLLLGAPTESWDPSSLNQGLCAIQWCGMWAMPAIQDALGDDWGIFPFPKVTDSGKQSVYNGGWSMFVNAKSKNVEAAKEYVKWLWIDQKEYQEDWATSYGFHIPPRTSLAESATKLKSGNAAEGVKLFNEFGHFDNIGWTQAMITALEDVFANSVRKDMDPEKALDKADTAVNRELKKLFG; this is translated from the coding sequence ATGTCGGCACTGAGCAACAGCAACATGGACCGCCGATCCGCACTGCGCGCCGCGATGGGGCTGGCTGCGGCCGGCGGGCTGGCCGCGTGCGGTGGTAACACCGGCCGGAGCAGCTCCGGCGACAGCCTCGTGCAGATGTTCCACGCGTACGGCGAGGCGGGCACCGAGCAGGCCATCAAGCGCTACGCGAAGGCGTACAAGGACGCCAACGTGACCACGCAGTGGATCACCAGCGCGGACTTCGAGAGCAAGCTCTTCTCGGCCCTGCTCACCAAGAACGCGCCGGATCTCTTCGAGTTCCACCCGCAGATCCAGATGGTCAAGAGCGGCCAGGTGGCGGACCTGACCGACATCATCGACCCGGTCAAGGACGACTTCAACCCGGCCGACATCAAGTCGCACACGGTCGACGGGAAGATATACGGCGTCCGGATGATCGACGACCCGCAGTTCTTCTACTACCGCAAGTCGATGTTCGAGGATGCGGGGGTCGACGTCCCGACCACGCTCGACGAGCTGATGGAGGCCGCCGCCAAGCTCACCACCAGCAAGGTGAAGGGCCTGTACCTCGGCAACGACCTGCACAACGTCATCCACCCGATGATCTGGTCGGCAGGCGCCGACACCCTCACCGAGAAGAACGAGATCGCCTACCACACGGACGGCGTCGTCGAGGGCCTCAACAAGATGCGCAAGCTGTTCACCAGCGGCGACCTTCTCCTCGGCGCCCCGACCGAGTCCTGGGACCCCTCCTCGCTCAACCAGGGTCTGTGCGCCATCCAGTGGTGCGGCATGTGGGCGATGCCGGCGATCCAGGACGCGCTCGGCGACGACTGGGGGATCTTCCCCTTCCCGAAGGTCACGGACTCCGGCAAGCAGTCGGTCTACAACGGCGGCTGGTCGATGTTCGTCAACGCCAAGAGCAAGAACGTCGAGGCGGCCAAGGAGTACGTGAAGTGGCTGTGGATCGACCAGAAGGAGTACCAGGAGGACTGGGCCACCTCCTACGGCTTCCACATTCCGCCGCGCACCTCGCTCGCGGAGTCCGCCACCAAGCTCAAGTCGGGCAACGCCGCTGAGGGCGTCAAGCTCTTCAACGAGTTCGGTCACTTCGACAACATCGGCTGGACCCAGGCCATGATCACCGCCCTGGAGGACGTCTTCGCCAACTCCGTCCGCAAGGACATGGACCCGGAGAAGGCTCTCGACAAGGCCGACACAGCCGTCAACCGCGAGCTCAAGAAGCTGTTCGGTTAG
- a CDS encoding glycoside hydrolase gives MHVTHPRTAHPRKRPALLAAAAALAVAGPLISAPTASAADPVAAEVSPYAAQTIDNIGASGAWWVNDLKNFDPKVQARVAKLLFSSSGLDLSNYRYNIGGGGTAVTTPSRAPDDFRNDDGTYDWSKDKGGRTFLSYAAKYGVENLVAFVNSAPAEWKTNGKSCGGYLKAENEQDFAKYIADVTDHFAKRGQRFDHISPFNEPTNSFDSCGQEGMLVDVDQRDDIVRALGAEQDARRQKTGIIADESTSTVKFNDEVPRWISQPGTAQYVDKLAHHTYDNPSDANRAQVYETAKKAGIESWSTEVCCFGKGGTGWAQEYDPTIDGGLNLSRIIHKDFATAHDSAFHWWVALSEMIGTDPYAKNDSGWNDGLIYYDPDYATNGNQTLYFTKRYYALGQYSKFVKPGSVAHNVTGVPDGVEVSTYDRDGKWVVVVNNHNSTDSSLKLHFNSKRPVRASQAVRTSADENWAKVAGPAVRGSTVSASLPARSITTYVLDQKGRGSSAITGALQGQQSGKCLTADASGAAINACTGEDAQDWSYDAKGALKGAGGYLTAGSSGLTTSAAFTGAAGQRWLLNSNGQIVNEASGTCLDVGGQATADGSKVGLWSCNGGSNQAWFRQ, from the coding sequence ATGCACGTGACTCACCCCCGCACCGCTCACCCCCGCAAGAGACCGGCCCTCCTGGCAGCGGCAGCCGCGCTCGCTGTCGCAGGCCCTCTCATATCCGCCCCAACCGCGAGCGCCGCCGACCCGGTCGCCGCCGAAGTCTCCCCCTACGCCGCCCAGACGATCGACAACATCGGTGCGTCCGGCGCCTGGTGGGTCAACGACCTGAAGAACTTCGACCCGAAGGTCCAGGCCCGGGTGGCGAAGCTGCTCTTCTCCTCCAGTGGCCTCGACCTCAGCAACTACCGCTACAACATCGGCGGTGGCGGCACGGCGGTCACCACCCCGTCCCGCGCCCCGGACGATTTCCGGAACGACGACGGGACGTACGACTGGAGCAAGGACAAGGGCGGCCGTACGTTCCTGTCCTACGCCGCGAAGTACGGCGTCGAGAACCTCGTCGCCTTCGTGAACAGCGCGCCCGCCGAGTGGAAGACCAACGGCAAGAGCTGCGGCGGCTATCTCAAGGCGGAGAACGAGCAGGACTTCGCGAAGTACATCGCCGACGTCACCGACCACTTCGCCAAGCGGGGCCAGAGGTTCGACCACATCAGCCCCTTCAACGAGCCGACGAACAGCTTCGACTCCTGCGGCCAGGAGGGCATGCTGGTCGACGTCGACCAGCGCGACGACATCGTGCGGGCGCTCGGCGCCGAGCAGGACGCACGGCGCCAGAAGACCGGCATCATCGCCGACGAGTCCACCAGCACGGTCAAGTTCAACGACGAGGTCCCCCGCTGGATCTCGCAGCCGGGCACGGCCCAGTACGTCGACAAGCTCGCCCACCACACGTACGACAACCCCAGCGACGCCAACCGCGCGCAGGTCTACGAGACGGCCAAGAAGGCCGGCATCGAGTCCTGGTCCACCGAGGTCTGCTGCTTCGGCAAGGGCGGCACCGGCTGGGCGCAGGAGTACGACCCGACGATCGACGGCGGTCTGAACCTGTCCCGGATCATCCACAAGGACTTCGCGACCGCGCACGACTCGGCGTTCCACTGGTGGGTCGCCCTGTCGGAGATGATCGGCACCGACCCGTACGCGAAGAACGACTCCGGCTGGAACGACGGCCTGATCTATTACGACCCCGACTACGCCACGAACGGCAACCAGACCCTGTACTTCACCAAGCGCTACTACGCGCTCGGCCAGTACAGCAAGTTCGTCAAGCCGGGCTCGGTCGCGCACAACGTGACGGGAGTGCCGGACGGCGTCGAGGTGTCGACGTACGACCGCGACGGCAAATGGGTCGTGGTGGTCAACAACCACAACTCGACCGACAGTTCGCTGAAGTTGCACTTCAACAGCAAGCGGCCGGTGCGGGCTTCGCAGGCCGTGCGGACGTCGGCGGACGAGAACTGGGCGAAGGTGGCGGGGCCGGCGGTACGCGGCTCGACCGTCTCCGCCTCGCTCCCCGCCCGGTCCATCACGACGTACGTCCTCGACCAGAAGGGCCGCGGCAGTTCGGCGATCACGGGCGCGCTGCAGGGGCAGCAGTCCGGGAAGTGCCTGACGGCGGACGCCTCCGGGGCCGCGATCAACGCCTGCACGGGCGAGGACGCGCAGGACTGGTCGTACGACGCGAAGGGCGCGCTGAAGGGCGCGGGCGGCTATCTGACGGCCGGCAGTTCGGGCCTGACGACCAGCGCGGCCTTCACGGGTGCCGCCGGTCAGCGCTGGCTGCTCAACTCCAACGGGCAGATCGTGAACGAGGCGTCCGGCACGTGCCTGGACGTCGGCGGACAGGCGACGGCCGACGGCAGCAAGGTGGGCCTTTGGTCCTGCAACGGCGGGAGCAACCAGGCCTGGTTCCGTCAGTAA